The Zhihengliuella sp. ISTPL4 genomic interval ACACGTCGGCGTCCTCGTTGGGGAGGGCGCGGTCGAGGAACTCGATGATCGTGACCTTGACGCCGTAGTTCGTCATCACGTAGGCGAACTCCATGCCGATGGCGCCGGCGCCGATGATGACGATGGACTTCGGCAGCTCACGGGAGAGGATCTGCTCTTCGTAGGTCACGACGTTGTCGCTGAGCTGCACGCCGGGGAGCAGGCGGACCTTGGAGCCGGTCGCGATGATCACGTTGTCGAACGTGACCTCCTCGGTGGAGCCGTCCGACTTCGCGACGGAGATGGCCTTCGGACCCGTGAAGGTGCCGCGGCCGTCGTACTCGGTCACCTTGTTCTTCTTCATGAGGAAGTGGATGCCCTTGACCCGGCCGTCCGCGACGACACGGCTGCGGTCGAACGCCTTGCCGTAGTCGATCGTGAACTCTCCGGAGATCCCGAAGAAATCGGCCTTGTGGTTCAGGGTGTGCGCGATCTCCGCGTTCTTCAGGAGCGCCTTGGAGGGGATGCAGCCGACGTTGAGGCAGACACCACCCCAGTACTTCTCCTCGATGATCGCGGTGGACAGACCGAGCTGCGCGCTGCGAACCGCAGCGACGTATCCGCCAGGACCTGCACCAAGGATGACGACGTCGTAGTGTGGCATGCCTTAAGCCTATCGCTCCGAGGGGGCGTGGGAATCGGTGGGGGCAGGGCCCCGACGACCGCGCAGGACGAGCCAGACGACGACGGCGATCACGGCGAGCACGGCGAGGATCGCGAGCACCCAGATCCACGCCGGTGTGGCTCCGGAGCCGTCATCCCCGCTCTCGGGTGCCGAGGTCGCCGTGGCCTCGGGCGTGGCGGTCTGCTCCGTCGTCGGCGCCGCCGTCGGGGGAGCAGTGGTGGGCTCGTCCGTCGGTGTGGTCTCGTCGCCGATCGTGACGGTGAAGGAGAACTCGCCGGAGGTCGGGTGGCCGTCGCTGGAGACGACCTTCCAGATGACGCGGTACTCGCCTGCCGGCCCTGAGCCGCTCAAGGGCTGGGTCACGACGGCGCCCTCGACCGTGGCGGCGCCGTCGATCACGGATTCGCCCGCCGGATCGGTGACGACGACCTCGGTCGCGCCCTCGCCGTCGATGAGCTTGGCGCTGAAGGTGAGGGTCAGCTCGGACGGCAGCGTCTCCACCGCGCTGTCCGCCGCGGGCGACGACGATAC includes:
- a CDS encoding copper resistance CopC family protein; this encodes MKTTALRRPATPIALAATLLAAFLVLFSPLSASAHDALVSSSPAADSAVETLPSELTLTFSAKLIDGEGATEVVVTDPAGESVIDGAATVEGAVVTQPLSGSGPAGEYRVIWKVVSSDGHPTSGEFSFTVTIGDETTPTDEPTTAPPTAAPTTEQTATPEATATSAPESGDDGSGATPAWIWVLAILAVLAVIAVVVWLVLRGRRGPAPTDSHAPSER